The Desulfovibrio sp. TomC genome includes a window with the following:
- a CDS encoding S8 family peptidase: MLKLSKRIIALATIHIVFIFSVQASAQQSAQQIVAQIQTDSKLHASQTALAPLAAEGAAGSFIVMLKQTRGHSPSEFTTEAGKAEVRAKTQASLDAFFNRRQAADLGTVTRQFSYMPAFVVTATAGQLAALLANDAVASVEENGVLEPHLRQGIPLENALATRSRYNGSGVSVAVCDTGIDYTNLYLGNGSFPNAKVLGGYDTGEGKADPLDRQGHGTACAGIVAGDLADTGDYIGGVAPGAKLYALKISSTATGGSASNASMIAAWEWAVTHQNDSPANPIRIISTSFGGGQYTANCDAVVPAMTTAAANAVAAGITLFASSGNDGYCTAMGWPACISHVVSVGAVYDANFGNYTPCVSGESCANRLSTTGCTTGWYVNDPTAADKVTAYSNSTSFLTLFAPSNQAYTLQCAYQGGTFNTSFGGTSAACPYAAGAAAALQSAAKAITGNYLTPAQVRSTLTTTGTLVTDGKTPVTKPRVNLKAAIGTLKPPPVAGVNLLPLGLPASIGIASTSSPTSFTELFTAGLGNWTANTFGLWSTLNGATTIGTGSAKYHYLHRSNANFANLDYRVTMQLSGNAASLDAACLFMRSVPTPQDTTGDLYSGYWMAYRNGGTYSIWKVSGYSWAKLQDWTSSTAINQSGVNELRAVANGTTLTFYINGIQVLTTTDATHTSGKVGFGLYDAQGGALNVTRATLTGTAADPAFTVPADAPPAAGSTTDPKTARP; encoded by the coding sequence ATGTTGAAGTTGTCCAAACGTATTATTGCCCTTGCAACCATTCACATCGTATTCATTTTTTCCGTCCAGGCTTCGGCCCAACAAAGCGCCCAGCAAATCGTCGCCCAGATCCAAACCGACTCCAAGCTCCATGCCTCACAAACAGCATTGGCTCCCCTGGCCGCCGAAGGCGCTGCCGGCAGTTTCATTGTCATGCTCAAACAGACCCGGGGCCATAGCCCCTCGGAATTCACCACCGAGGCCGGCAAGGCCGAGGTGCGCGCCAAAACCCAGGCCAGCCTGGACGCCTTTTTCAACCGACGCCAGGCGGCCGATCTGGGCACGGTCACCCGGCAATTCAGCTACATGCCGGCCTTCGTTGTCACCGCCACGGCTGGACAGCTCGCCGCCCTGCTCGCCAATGACGCTGTGGCCAGCGTGGAGGAAAACGGCGTCCTTGAACCCCACCTGCGCCAGGGCATTCCCCTGGAAAACGCCCTGGCCACCCGGTCGCGCTACAACGGATCCGGCGTGAGCGTGGCCGTCTGCGACACCGGCATCGACTACACCAATCTTTATCTCGGCAACGGCAGCTTTCCCAACGCCAAGGTCCTCGGCGGCTACGACACGGGCGAAGGCAAAGCCGATCCCCTGGACCGCCAGGGCCATGGCACGGCCTGCGCCGGCATCGTGGCCGGCGATCTCGCCGACACCGGCGACTATATCGGCGGCGTGGCCCCGGGAGCCAAGCTCTATGCCCTGAAAATTTCCAGCACGGCCACCGGCGGCAGCGCCAGCAACGCCTCCATGATCGCCGCCTGGGAATGGGCCGTAACCCACCAGAACGATTCCCCGGCCAACCCCATCCGCATCATCAGCACCAGTTTTGGCGGTGGCCAGTACACGGCCAACTGCGATGCCGTCGTGCCGGCCATGACCACGGCAGCGGCCAATGCCGTGGCCGCCGGCATCACCCTCTTCGCCTCCTCGGGCAATGACGGCTACTGCACCGCCATGGGCTGGCCGGCCTGCATCTCCCACGTCGTCTCCGTGGGTGCGGTCTACGACGCCAATTTCGGCAACTACACCCCCTGCGTCAGCGGGGAATCGTGTGCAAACAGACTCTCCACCACCGGCTGCACAACGGGCTGGTACGTGAACGACCCAACCGCCGCCGACAAGGTCACGGCCTATTCCAACTCCACGTCTTTCCTGACCCTGTTTGCGCCGTCCAACCAGGCCTACACCCTGCAATGCGCTTACCAGGGCGGCACGTTCAACACGTCCTTCGGCGGCACCTCGGCCGCCTGTCCCTATGCCGCCGGCGCGGCCGCCGCCCTGCAAAGCGCGGCCAAGGCCATCACCGGCAACTACCTCACCCCGGCCCAGGTGCGCTCCACCCTGACCACCACCGGGACGTTGGTCACCGACGGCAAGACGCCCGTCACCAAACCCCGGGTCAACCTCAAGGCCGCCATCGGCACCCTGAAACCGCCTCCAGTTGCCGGCGTCAACCTGCTCCCGCTTGGTCTCCCGGCCAGCATCGGCATTGCCAGCACGTCTTCACCCACGAGCTTCACCGAACTGTTTACAGCCGGCCTTGGCAACTGGACGGCAAATACGTTCGGGTTGTGGTCCACGTTAAACGGAGCGACCACCATCGGCACTGGAAGCGCCAAATACCACTATCTGCACCGCTCCAACGCCAATTTCGCCAATCTTGACTACCGCGTTACCATGCAGTTGTCCGGCAATGCCGCATCCCTTGACGCCGCCTGCCTGTTCATGCGGTCCGTCCCCACGCCGCAAGACACTACCGGAGACCTCTACAGCGGCTACTGGATGGCTTACCGCAACGGCGGAACCTACAGCATTTGGAAAGTGAGCGGCTACTCCTGGGCAAAGCTCCAGGATTGGACCAGCAGCACCGCCATCAACCAGTCCGGAGTCAACGAACTGCGGGCTGTGGCCAACGGCACAACCCTGACCTTTTACATCAACGGCATCCAGGTGTTGACCACGACCGACGCCACCCACACCTCCGGCAAGGTCGGATTTGGCCTGTATGACGCCCAGGGCGGCGCCTTAAACGTCACCCGGGCCACCCTGACCGGCACCGCCGCCGATCCCGCCTTCACTGTTCCCGCCGACGCCCCGCCCGCAGCCGGCAGTACGACCGACCCCAAAACGGCCCGGCCCTAA
- a CDS encoding glycosyltransferase family 39 protein — translation MPTSNRFSANPAALALGVAVLAALVLRFYHLDSCPLWWDEILVPLNAQYGFASVIERALRCDFHPPYFTLLGTLFLGLGTSELALRLIPALCGVALVASVGRYFAPLFGQGPSLVAASLLAVSAMNLFVSRSVRPYALIVLFSCMAFGFLLRYLKGGARRDGLALLTCNLGFVLFHFSGLIILFAQLCVFLFWRLAYDRRTNWSEGIAAAGFGVLVAGLLAPFFLAHVAGFAAPAQATMAATFLECLKNIANGLGPATMFPKDLSFHSSLAVSSSLIVCIVVGMFRSYRVDRRLTLACLIYIATPIVVLTLKRYASYFNPWHVLFLSPVLLLFAATGLCALLEKATKSPTVGPAAAIVIALAGTVYFFTANSAVFSKQYHYTASYQPLAQAAGRYIDPKAVTVFSDGSLADCIGWYTKQYAVPDPFTHSPDLAANTPVDVTFVSFGDFAHFGATEQEFLQYFGPPASVAAVPITPLQPLTRYSFHYPHSPLPALAELPTTRTLTSAPRELFSQASRLHNVTLHPYFEKGVRVLDPARPGIVEYEFACADAQKAPSLLAGSLSYRNAAAGGRLTAACAFDDEPLTPVVVSAGPDGSTRKSFLLVRKAPYSRLRLRLQLDNPTPPAGMTGPSMDTLQWTGLTLYANDVATERFISSSLVIDTTLGALEHDGTTAYRWASGPATRFQFTLSAPEPITIEAACNNPIPGQGVAYVLNGAPIASAKDLPAQPWLAGFTEQTITALGQAGENVLELRFDKWNQQPDSPQATFAPKDGRPLAAACTVLRINRQQPPAQTPDSPSE, via the coding sequence ATGCCCACATCAAATCGCTTTTCCGCCAATCCCGCGGCCCTGGCCCTGGGGGTCGCCGTGCTGGCGGCCCTGGTCCTGCGTTTCTACCATCTGGACAGCTGCCCACTGTGGTGGGACGAAATCCTTGTCCCGCTCAATGCCCAATATGGTTTTGCCTCGGTCATCGAACGCGCCTTGCGCTGTGACTTCCATCCGCCCTATTTCACGCTGCTGGGGACCTTGTTCCTCGGCCTGGGCACAAGCGAACTGGCCCTGCGCCTGATCCCGGCCCTGTGCGGCGTGGCCCTCGTGGCCTCCGTCGGCCGGTACTTCGCTCCCTTGTTCGGCCAAGGCCCGAGTCTGGTGGCCGCCTCTCTGCTGGCCGTCAGCGCCATGAACCTGTTCGTCTCCCGGAGCGTGCGCCCCTATGCCTTGATCGTGCTCTTTTCCTGCATGGCCTTTGGGTTTCTCCTGCGCTACCTCAAAGGCGGCGCGCGCCGCGACGGCCTTGCCCTGCTGACCTGCAACCTGGGCTTTGTGCTGTTTCATTTCTCCGGGTTGATCATCCTTTTTGCCCAACTGTGCGTCTTCCTGTTCTGGCGGCTGGCCTACGACAGACGAACGAACTGGTCTGAAGGGATTGCTGCGGCGGGATTTGGCGTCCTGGTCGCAGGCCTGCTCGCCCCCTTTTTCCTGGCCCATGTCGCAGGCTTTGCCGCACCCGCCCAGGCCACGATGGCTGCCACGTTTCTGGAATGCCTGAAAAACATTGCCAACGGCCTTGGTCCGGCCACGATGTTCCCCAAGGACCTGTCCTTTCATTCCAGCCTTGCGGTCAGCAGCAGCCTCATCGTTTGCATCGTTGTCGGCATGTTCCGTTCATACCGGGTCGACAGACGTCTCACCCTTGCCTGTCTCATCTATATTGCAACGCCCATCGTTGTCCTGACGCTTAAACGCTACGCATCCTACTTCAACCCCTGGCATGTTTTGTTTCTGAGCCCCGTCCTGCTGCTTTTCGCGGCCACGGGACTTTGCGCCCTCCTTGAAAAGGCGACCAAAAGCCCAACCGTAGGCCCGGCGGCGGCCATCGTGATCGCCCTGGCTGGGACCGTGTACTTCTTCACGGCCAACAGCGCGGTCTTTTCAAAGCAATACCATTACACCGCAAGCTATCAGCCCTTGGCCCAGGCTGCCGGACGCTATATCGATCCCAAGGCCGTCACGGTCTTTTCCGACGGCTCCCTGGCGGACTGCATCGGTTGGTACACAAAACAGTATGCCGTCCCCGATCCCTTCACGCATTCTCCCGATCTGGCCGCCAACACGCCCGTTGACGTGACCTTTGTCAGTTTCGGCGACTTTGCCCATTTCGGGGCCACCGAGCAGGAATTCCTCCAGTACTTCGGCCCACCCGCCTCGGTTGCCGCCGTCCCGATCACCCCGTTGCAGCCCCTGACCCGCTACAGCTTCCACTATCCGCACAGCCCGCTGCCGGCCCTGGCCGAGTTGCCGACCACCCGCACCCTGACAAGCGCCCCCAGGGAGCTTTTCAGCCAGGCCAGCCGCCTGCACAATGTGACCCTGCACCCGTACTTTGAAAAAGGGGTCCGGGTCCTTGATCCGGCCCGGCCGGGCATCGTGGAATACGAGTTTGCCTGCGCCGATGCCCAAAAAGCCCCGTCCCTGCTGGCCGGGAGCCTGTCGTATCGCAATGCGGCCGCAGGCGGCCGCCTGACCGCCGCCTGCGCCTTTGACGATGAGCCCCTGACCCCTGTTGTTGTCAGCGCCGGACCGGACGGCTCCACCCGCAAAAGCTTCCTTCTTGTCAGGAAGGCTCCCTACAGCCGGCTGCGGCTTCGCCTGCAACTGGACAATCCCACCCCGCCGGCCGGCATGACCGGCCCCTCGATGGACACGCTGCAATGGACCGGCCTGACCCTGTACGCCAATGACGTCGCCACGGAGCGATTCATTTCGAGCAGCCTGGTCATCGATACAACGCTGGGGGCACTTGAACACGATGGGACGACGGCCTACCGGTGGGCCTCCGGTCCGGCCACCCGCTTTCAGTTTACCCTTTCGGCCCCTGAACCCATCACCATCGAGGCGGCCTGCAACAACCCCATCCCGGGGCAGGGCGTCGCCTATGTCCTAAACGGCGCACCCATAGCCTCCGCCAAGGACCTGCCGGCCCAGCCCTGGCTCGCCGGATTCACGGAACAGACCATAACGGCCCTGGGACAGGCCGGGGAGAATGTGCTGGAACTGCGTTTTGACAAGTGGAATCAACAACCGGACAGCCCGCAGGCGACCTTTGCCCCGAAGGATGGACGCCCCCTGGCTGCGGCCTGCACCGTGCTGCGCATCAACCGGCAACAGCCGCCAGCGCAGACGCCGGACAGCCCCTCGGAGTGA
- the msrB gene encoding peptide-methionine (R)-S-oxide reductase MsrB, which translates to MTTTYRILLALALLLAWGSASPRVGDAAAGASVTGKEDTMSRQTATQAVATLAGGCFWCVEADMEKLPGVTAVISGYTGGSEPHPTYEQVSSGTTGHYEAVQVHFDPKRVTYRQVLDVFLRHIDPTDPGGQFADRGRQYRTAIFVHDEEQKREAGQALADLNASGRFPRPVVTEILPFTVFTEAESYHQDYWRTHALQYKTYRSFSGRDQFLAKVWGDEAKAAEVPAKTASWKDFTRPDDAALRKQLSPLAFKVTRENGTERPFDNAYWNEKAPGLYVDVVSGEPLFSSRDKYDSGTGWPSFTKPIRPDAVVEHDDVSLFSRRTEVRSRLADSHLGHVFPDGPPPTKQRYCMNSAALRFIPADAMVQAGYGEYVNDIQ; encoded by the coding sequence ATGACAACCACATATCGCATCCTGTTGGCGCTGGCCCTGCTCCTGGCCTGGGGCAGCGCATCCCCCCGAGTCGGCGACGCCGCCGCCGGGGCGTCTGTTACCGGAAAGGAGGACACGATGTCGCGCCAAACTGCAACCCAGGCCGTGGCCACGCTGGCCGGCGGCTGTTTCTGGTGCGTGGAAGCGGATATGGAAAAGCTGCCCGGCGTAACGGCCGTCATTTCCGGCTATACCGGCGGCAGCGAACCCCACCCCACCTATGAGCAGGTGTCGTCCGGAACCACCGGGCACTACGAGGCCGTACAGGTCCACTTCGACCCGAAGCGCGTCACCTACCGGCAGGTCCTCGACGTCTTCCTGCGTCATATCGACCCCACAGACCCGGGCGGACAGTTCGCCGACCGCGGGCGGCAGTACCGCACAGCCATCTTCGTCCACGACGAGGAGCAAAAGCGTGAAGCCGGGCAGGCCCTGGCGGATCTCAACGCCTCGGGACGCTTCCCGCGGCCGGTCGTCACGGAAATCCTGCCGTTTACCGTGTTCACCGAGGCCGAATCGTACCACCAGGATTACTGGCGCACCCACGCGCTGCAATACAAGACCTACCGCAGTTTCTCCGGGCGCGACCAGTTTCTGGCCAAGGTCTGGGGCGATGAGGCCAAGGCTGCCGAGGTCCCGGCCAAGACGGCGTCCTGGAAGGACTTCACCCGGCCAGACGATGCCGCCCTGCGCAAGCAACTGTCGCCGCTGGCCTTCAAGGTCACCCGGGAAAACGGCACCGAACGCCCCTTTGACAACGCCTACTGGAACGAAAAGGCCCCGGGGCTTTACGTGGACGTGGTCTCCGGGGAACCGCTCTTCAGTTCCCGCGACAAGTACGACTCGGGCACGGGCTGGCCAAGCTTCACCAAGCCGATCCGCCCGGATGCCGTGGTCGAACACGACGACGTGAGCCTGTTCTCCCGCCGCACCGAAGTGCGAAGCCGGCTGGCCGATTCCCATCTCGGCCATGTCTTCCCCGACGGCCCCCCACCGACCAAGCAACGGTATTGCATGAATTCCGCCGCCCTGCGCTTCATTCCGGCTGACGCCATGGTTCAGGCCGGATACGGCGAATACGTAAACGATATCCAGTAA
- a CDS encoding sensor histidine kinase, with the protein MIQDEFSRLRLKLVAITLAFSFIPLLSLGLGLYTRFYDTYTDKIYDNLRNLVDNKKVTLDLFLSERVAQLSNLALTESYQDLSGDAYLERIFGVLQLHSKSFLDLQVIDQNGICVSYVGPYQLRGIDYSREDWFRTVMAKGIHVSDVFLGFRKYPHFNIAISRREGEKTWVLRAAIDSDIFDSLVRVIHLGKSGDAFLLNAQHVLQTKPRFGHDMFDTVPFPDVPRFSGTRVEEMTVGGQVSLYAMTWLNLKDWLLVIKDDPAEEMMPLYRARWLLIVLLSGGSLLIIAGAVVIANGTVRQLIRAEREKAGLDASLTQSSKMAALGKLAAGVAHEVNNPLAIIMEKAGWMRDLLSEEDIKASPNFQEFADAVNKIEFHVRRAKDVTHRLLGFARRMEPTQENLDVNLLLEQTRSFLENEANFRGITFVRNYQSDLPHIESDTSQLQQVFLNILDNAIDAIDKNGSITITTSAVPDAGEVEIAITDTGKGIPREALEKIFDPFFTTKKVGEGTGLGLTISYSIIEKLGGHINVHSQEGQGTTFHITLPIGG; encoded by the coding sequence ATGATCCAGGATGAATTCAGCCGGCTCCGCCTGAAACTTGTCGCCATCACCCTGGCCTTTTCCTTTATTCCGCTGCTAAGCCTCGGCCTTGGCCTCTACACGAGGTTCTACGACACCTACACCGACAAGATCTACGACAACCTGCGCAACCTCGTGGACAACAAGAAGGTCACCCTCGACCTCTTTCTGTCCGAGCGCGTGGCCCAGCTCTCCAATCTGGCCCTGACCGAATCCTACCAGGACCTCTCCGGCGACGCCTACCTCGAGCGCATCTTCGGCGTGCTCCAGCTGCACAGCAAATCCTTCCTCGATTTGCAGGTCATCGACCAGAACGGCATCTGCGTCTCCTACGTCGGCCCCTACCAGCTGCGCGGCATCGACTACAGCCGTGAGGACTGGTTCCGCACCGTCATGGCCAAGGGCATCCACGTCAGCGACGTGTTCCTGGGCTTTCGCAAATACCCCCATTTCAACATCGCCATCAGCCGCCGCGAAGGCGAGAAGACCTGGGTCCTGCGCGCAGCCATCGATTCCGACATCTTCGATTCCCTGGTGCGCGTCATCCACCTCGGCAAATCCGGCGACGCCTTTTTGCTCAACGCCCAGCACGTGCTGCAAACCAAGCCCCGCTTTGGCCACGACATGTTTGACACCGTCCCCTTCCCCGACGTTCCCCGTTTTTCCGGCACCCGGGTGGAGGAAATGACCGTCGGCGGCCAGGTGTCGCTCTACGCCATGACCTGGCTCAATCTCAAAGACTGGCTGCTGGTCATCAAGGATGATCCGGCCGAAGAGATGATGCCGCTGTACCGGGCGCGCTGGCTGCTTATCGTGCTGCTCTCGGGCGGTTCGTTGCTCATCATTGCCGGCGCGGTGGTCATCGCCAACGGCACCGTGCGCCAGCTGATCAGGGCGGAACGGGAAAAGGCCGGCCTGGACGCCTCGCTTACCCAGTCGAGCAAGATGGCGGCCCTGGGCAAACTGGCCGCCGGCGTGGCCCACGAGGTCAACAACCCCCTGGCCATCATCATGGAAAAGGCCGGCTGGATGCGCGATCTCTTAAGCGAGGAAGACATCAAGGCCAGTCCCAATTTCCAGGAATTCGCCGATGCCGTGAACAAGATCGAGTTCCACGTGCGCCGGGCCAAGGACGTCACCCACCGCCTGCTCGGCTTTGCCCGCCGCATGGAACCCACCCAGGAAAACCTCGACGTCAACCTGCTCCTGGAGCAGACCCGGTCCTTTCTGGAAAACGAGGCCAACTTCCGGGGCATCACCTTTGTGCGCAACTACCAAAGCGACCTGCCGCACATCGAGTCCGACACCTCCCAGCTCCAGCAGGTCTTTCTCAACATTTTGGACAACGCCATCGACGCCATCGATAAAAACGGCTCCATCACCATCACCACCAGCGCCGTGCCCGACGCCGGCGAGGTGGAAATCGCCATCACCGATACCGGCAAGGGCATCCCCAGGGAAGCCCTGGAAAAGATCTTCGATCCGTTTTTCACCACCAAGAAAGTCGGCGAAGGCACCGGCCTTGGCCTGACCATCAGCTACAGCATCATCGAGAAGCTGGGCGGCCACATCAACGTCCACAGCCAGGAAGGCCAGGGAACCACCTTCCATATCACCCTGCCCATCGGCGGATGA
- a CDS encoding sensor histidine kinase produces the protein MNPSARPEDPSPPLWPHTLLAPLLAGAAVLSALAAPPLAGVALALFAGMVCIGSALVLARRVRRGERKLHDLDLRLLQSQKLAAIGELSSGIAHEINNPLAIITQEIDLARELFGPTGCPDPSDLADIRDSLDQVGKQVARCRQITHKLLNFARKMEPVLQEEALERVIEDMALLVERDALGRGVAIVRDYDAALPPVRTDVPLLRQVILNLLTNALHATPKGGAITLATCRRDGQAVIEVRDTGCGIPPQNMAKIFDPFFTTKEPGKGTGLGLSVSHGIVARLGGSLTAQSTPGQGATFTVALPL, from the coding sequence ATGAATCCCAGCGCCCGTCCTGAAGACCCCAGCCCGCCGCTGTGGCCCCACACCCTGCTGGCTCCGCTCCTGGCCGGCGCGGCCGTGCTCTCGGCCCTGGCCGCTCCGCCCCTGGCCGGCGTGGCCCTGGCCCTGTTTGCCGGCATGGTCTGCATTGGCTCGGCCCTGGTCCTGGCCCGGCGGGTGCGCCGCGGCGAGCGAAAGCTCCACGACCTCGACCTGCGCCTGCTGCAATCCCAAAAACTCGCCGCCATCGGCGAACTGTCCTCCGGCATTGCCCACGAAATAAATAACCCCCTGGCCATCATCACCCAGGAAATTGATCTGGCCCGGGAACTCTTCGGACCAACCGGCTGCCCCGACCCGAGCGATCTGGCCGATATCCGCGACAGCCTGGATCAGGTCGGCAAGCAGGTGGCGCGCTGCCGGCAGATCACCCACAAGCTCTTAAATTTCGCCCGCAAAATGGAACCCGTCCTCCAGGAAGAAGCCCTGGAGCGGGTCATCGAGGACATGGCCCTGCTGGTCGAACGCGACGCCCTGGGCCGGGGGGTGGCCATTGTCCGCGACTACGACGCTGCCCTCCCCCCGGTGCGCACCGACGTGCCGCTGTTGCGACAGGTCATCTTGAATCTCCTGACCAACGCCCTGCACGCCACCCCAAAAGGCGGGGCCATCACCCTGGCCACCTGCCGCCGGGACGGACAGGCCGTGATCGAAGTGCGCGACACCGGCTGCGGCATCCCGCCGCAAAACATGGCCAAAATTTTCGACCCCTTTTTCACCACCAAGGAACCCGGCAAAGGCACGGGGCTTGGCCTGTCCGTTTCCCACGGCATCGTCGCCCGCCTGGGCGGCAGCCTGACCGCCCAAAGCACCCCCGGCCAGGGCGCAACCTTCACTGTGGCCCTGCCCTTGTAA
- a CDS encoding response regulator yields the protein MGLRVLAVDDETDFIETLVKRFTYRQIPVTAASNGPDALALLDREPFDVVILDMRMPGMDGLTVLQEIKKRHPLVEVIILTGHASVEAGMQGMSLGAYDYVLKPVDFGELLEKANKAYERKTLHESQRPS from the coding sequence ATGGGACTTCGCGTCTTGGCCGTGGATGACGAGACCGACTTCATCGAAACCCTGGTCAAACGGTTCACCTACCGCCAGATCCCGGTGACCGCCGCCTCAAACGGCCCCGACGCCCTGGCCCTGCTCGACCGGGAGCCCTTTGACGTGGTCATTTTGGACATGCGGATGCCCGGCATGGACGGACTGACCGTGCTCCAGGAGATCAAAAAACGGCACCCCCTGGTCGAGGTCATCATCCTGACCGGCCACGCCTCGGTGGAAGCCGGCATGCAGGGCATGTCGCTTGGGGCCTACGACTACGTGCTCAAACCCGTGGATTTCGGAGAACTGCTGGAAAAGGCCAACAAGGCCTACGAGCGAAAAACCCTCCATGAATCCCAGCGCCCGTCCTGA
- a CDS encoding sensor histidine kinase, protein MALSVKGKLKTLCGCIVAGFILIFAVDFLETSLTERTLTLERLAVAARIEALEMRRQEKNYFLRHDPEALAAVRRHQQAAVAAIETIRSLDPDHDPLCDAALTHLHNYLTGFVAMAGSPQATVPDDPATRYLEGSQALENLAALQPSLTAAIKHLERLEKRWLASGTPDDYKRLERDVERLRDAARAAGDPPGEADRVLSQYLAALTAYAGRLSDDSSPKAGFVAAARALEPVTEDLRARYEAKRLQISRTTSLVVAAIQLTVLALVALAAWGLFRFVASPLAELGRHARRVARGEAGNLDPAAYDGEFREVAADLARMERHLRNTITDLAAKEREARQARKRAEDLSRVKSDFLSLISHELKTPLTSMVGFAQVMRKRLERDAFTQMIAAEPELAAEIARSRANLTIMLDEGRHLSGLIDNLLELAALESGEMPLSLGAVPAAAVVDQAAADHAGAMAHKGLVFVRDIPDDFPLLRCDRERLLFVLGQLLSNAVKFTPSGHIACRVRRDGDMAVISIEDTGLGIPPEMREAVFEKFHQLGDVTTGKMPGLGIGLAASRAVVEHHGGTIHIHDRQGGGVAVSITVPLVQAAA, encoded by the coding sequence GTGGCCCTAAGCGTCAAAGGGAAGCTCAAGACGCTGTGCGGCTGTATTGTGGCAGGATTCATCCTGATCTTTGCCGTGGATTTCCTGGAAACCAGCCTCACCGAGCGCACCCTGACCCTGGAGCGACTGGCCGTCGCCGCCCGCATCGAAGCCCTGGAGATGCGCCGGCAGGAAAAAAACTACTTTCTGCGCCATGATCCCGAGGCCCTGGCCGCCGTGCGCCGCCACCAGCAGGCCGCCGTCGCGGCCATCGAAACCATCCGCAGCCTGGACCCCGACCACGATCCCCTGTGCGATGCCGCCCTGACCCATCTGCACAACTATCTGACCGGCTTTGTGGCCATGGCCGGCAGCCCCCAGGCGACAGTGCCGGACGATCCGGCCACCCGCTACCTGGAAGGCTCCCAGGCCCTGGAAAATCTGGCCGCTCTCCAGCCATCTCTGACAGCGGCAATCAAACACCTGGAGCGCCTGGAAAAACGCTGGCTGGCTTCGGGCACTCCCGACGACTACAAACGCCTGGAGCGAGACGTCGAACGTCTGCGCGACGCCGCCCGGGCGGCCGGTGATCCGCCTGGCGAGGCAGATCGGGTGCTGTCGCAATATCTGGCGGCCCTGACCGCCTATGCCGGCCGCCTTTCGGACGACAGTTCGCCCAAGGCCGGATTTGTGGCCGCCGCCCGGGCTCTGGAGCCGGTCACCGAGGACCTGCGGGCCCGCTACGAAGCCAAACGCCTCCAGATCAGCCGGACCACCAGTCTGGTCGTGGCCGCCATCCAGCTGACGGTCCTTGCCCTGGTGGCCCTGGCCGCCTGGGGGCTTTTCCGCTTCGTGGCCTCACCCCTGGCCGAGCTTGGCCGCCACGCCCGCCGGGTGGCCCGGGGCGAGGCCGGCAACCTCGATCCTGCCGCCTATGACGGGGAATTCCGCGAGGTGGCGGCTGATCTGGCCCGCATGGAGCGCCATCTGCGCAATACCATCACCGATCTGGCCGCCAAGGAACGCGAAGCCCGTCAGGCCAGGAAACGGGCCGAAGATTTAAGCCGGGTCAAATCCGATTTCCTGAGTCTGATCTCCCATGAGCTTAAAACCCCGCTGACCTCCATGGTCGGCTTTGCCCAGGTCATGCGCAAGCGCCTGGAACGGGACGCCTTCACCCAGATGATCGCGGCCGAACCCGAACTGGCCGCCGAAATCGCCCGCTCCCGGGCCAACCTGACCATCATGCTGGACGAGGGCCGTCATCTGTCCGGCTTGATCGACAACCTGCTGGAACTGGCCGCCCTGGAATCCGGCGAGATGCCCCTGTCCCTGGGTGCTGTCCCGGCTGCGGCAGTGGTGGATCAGGCGGCGGCCGACCATGCCGGCGCCATGGCCCACAAAGGACTGGTCTTTGTCCGCGACATCCCGGACGATTTTCCGCTCCTCCGCTGCGACCGCGAGCGGCTGCTCTTTGTCCTGGGCCAGCTTCTGTCCAACGCCGTCAAATTCACGCCCTCCGGGCACATCGCCTGCCGGGTCCGACGCGACGGCGACATGGCCGTCATCTCCATCGAAGACACCGGCCTGGGCATTCCGCCAGAGATGCGCGAGGCTGTTTTTGAAAAATTCCACCAGCTTGGCGATGTCACCACCGGCAAGATGCCAGGCCTGGGCATCGGCCTGGCCGCCTCCCGGGCCGTGGTCGAACACCACGGCGGGACCATCCACATCCACGACCGCCAAGGCGGCGGCGTCGCTGTGAGCATCACCGTTCCTCTGGTCCAGGCGGCCGCATGA
- a CDS encoding response regulator, with protein MADSIRVLIVDDEERFRDTLAKLLGRHGFTVRTAGGGNEALALLADAPCDVIVLDVKMPGLSGQEALPLLRAACPEAEVLVLTGHASVDIASAMIAGGAADYLLKPCPTDELEGAIRAVYDRRQATKPR; from the coding sequence ATGGCCGATTCCATCCGCGTCCTCATCGTCGACGACGAAGAACGATTCCGCGACACCCTGGCCAAGCTGCTCGGCCGGCACGGCTTTACCGTGCGCACGGCCGGGGGGGGCAACGAAGCCCTGGCCCTGCTGGCCGACGCCCCTTGCGACGTCATTGTCCTGGATGTCAAAATGCCGGGCCTGTCCGGCCAGGAGGCCCTGCCGCTGTTGCGCGCCGCCTGCCCCGAAGCCGAAGTCCTGGTCCTGACCGGCCATGCCTCGGTGGACATCGCCTCGGCCATGATCGCCGGCGGCGCAGCCGATTACCTGCTCAAACCCTGCCCGACCGACGAACTGGAAGGGGCCATCCGCGCCGTCTACGACAGACGCCAGGCGACAAAACCGCGCTAA